One region of Candidatus Hydrogenedentota bacterium genomic DNA includes:
- a CDS encoding glycosyltransferase family 2 protein — protein MKLIIQIPCYNEEATLGVALDALPRSVPGVDVVEWLVVDDGSTDRTAEVARGHGADHVVRFRANRGLASAFMAGLDACITRGADIIVNTDADNQYNAGDIPALIAPILRGEAEIVVGARPINEIQHWSMLKKLLQKAGSWVVRMASRTNVPDAPSGFRAMTRDAALRLNVFGEYTYTLETIIQAGRKNMAITSVPVRTNPDLRPSRLIHSIPAYLRRSLFTIARILMTYRPFRFFAIPGAGLFLLGTLPALRFLYFYSQGYGNGHIQSLLFGILFMGTGAALVVVGLLADLVGVNRQLLEEVRWRLRRMELRLQEERTEGEKGEAQQAGGETQGR, from the coding sequence ATGAAACTGATCATACAAATCCCCTGCTACAACGAGGAGGCGACGCTGGGCGTCGCGCTGGACGCGCTGCCCCGGTCGGTTCCCGGCGTGGATGTGGTCGAGTGGCTGGTGGTGGACGACGGGTCCACGGACCGGACGGCGGAGGTGGCGCGGGGGCACGGCGCGGACCATGTGGTGCGGTTCCGCGCGAACAGGGGTCTGGCCAGCGCGTTTATGGCGGGGCTGGACGCCTGCATCACCCGCGGCGCGGACATCATCGTGAACACGGACGCGGACAACCAGTACAACGCGGGGGACATTCCGGCGCTGATTGCGCCCATCCTGCGGGGCGAGGCGGAGATTGTGGTGGGGGCGCGGCCCATCAATGAAATACAGCACTGGTCCATGCTGAAGAAGCTCCTGCAAAAGGCGGGGTCCTGGGTGGTGCGCATGGCCAGCCGGACCAATGTGCCCGACGCGCCGAGCGGTTTCCGCGCCATGACCAGGGACGCGGCGCTGCGTCTGAACGTGTTCGGCGAGTACACCTACACCCTGGAGACCATCATCCAGGCGGGCCGGAAAAACATGGCCATCACCTCCGTGCCGGTGCGGACAAACCCCGACCTGCGGCCCTCGCGGCTCATACACAGCATACCCGCGTACCTGCGGCGCTCCCTGTTCACCATCGCGCGCATTTTAATGACCTACCGGCCCTTCCGTTTCTTTGCCATCCCCGGCGCCGGGCTTTTCCTGCTCGGAACGCTTCCCGCCCTGCGCTTTCTCTATTTTTACTCGCAGGGGTACGGCAACGGGCACATCCAGTCCCTGCTCTTCGGCATTCTTTTCATGGGCACCGGCGCCGCCCTGGTGGTGGTGGGGCTCCTGGCCGACCTGGTGGGGGTCAACCGGCAGTTGCTGGAGGAAGTCCGGTGGCGGCTGCGCCGCATGGAACTGCGGCTCCAGGAAGAGCGGACGGAGGGGGAGAAAGGGGAGGCGCAACAGGCCGGGGGGGAGACTCAGGGAAGGTAG
- a CDS encoding response regulator: protein MVAEVELTAEQATLLVVDSDAGQRTAMVGVLERSGYAVLQGESASAALSLTHAHRPVIVLLETALPDGDGWEVAQAIKSDPALAGVFVILLSSADSDGESRSVERGDGLADGHIVQPVSPKVLLGWIETFMRIQTVQSALRAGEEKFRSLFRNTDAAACLCEVVHEGGRVADYRVLDVNPSFEKITGLDRGRAVGALASVLYGMEEAPFLGACAVVAETGEPAKFEKLFAPLGRHVHVTLSCPGRGRFLMVFSDVTERRQSEEELKKLGGMLAGQAGPSGPEAAAAAGGRYVDLAAQNRDGLILGALGSGRLDSIAEEYLDLLGTTFFVCEGSGAYAVRKLASSWCRVMDEASRKLCGAQDNTTALESGKWLCHESCWTEASKRAIKERVPVDMECSGGVKIYTVPVLAGGEAVGAAGFGYGDPPADPSQLESLAAAHGLEASELAAAAEEARGNASDLVAMAKSRLQTTAQLIGSLVEVWRVEEQRRQLESHLRQAQKVEAVSRLSGGMAHDFNNMLNVVLGYADMALMKLAPGDPVRDDIHEIVKASQRSADLARQLIAFLGSQDAEPKVLDINDATAGMLKMLGKMIGEDIRLVWKPGRNVWPVRMDPAQFDQILVNMAATARDAIEGTGKVVVETVPMEVDEAYCAAHPGVLPGQYSLLAFSDNGRGMPREAVEEIFKPFAADDVLGREAGLGPATVYGIVRQNGGFISVYSEPGHGTTFKIHLPRHHEESAQKGGASPAAAQPKAVTGSETVLLVEDEASLLQLSEKLLASLGYKVLAANSPVLALQMAQNHPGKIDLLLTDVVMPEMSGPILRKQMSLLLPDVKCLYMSGYTANVIANRGMIGEDVPFLQKPFSRSELAAKIREALGADA, encoded by the coding sequence ATGGTTGCGGAAGTTGAACTCACGGCGGAACAGGCAACCCTGTTGGTGGTGGACAGCGACGCGGGGCAGCGGACGGCCATGGTCGGCGTGCTCGAGAGGTCCGGATATGCGGTGCTTCAGGGTGAGAGCGCGTCAGCCGCCCTTTCCCTGACCCATGCGCACCGCCCGGTCATCGTCCTTCTGGAAACGGCCCTGCCCGACGGCGACGGCTGGGAAGTGGCCCAGGCAATCAAGTCCGACCCGGCGCTGGCCGGTGTTTTTGTCATTCTCCTGTCCTCCGCCGACTCGGACGGTGAAAGCCGGTCTGTTGAGCGCGGTGACGGGCTTGCGGACGGGCACATAGTCCAGCCCGTTTCCCCGAAAGTGCTGCTCGGCTGGATAGAGACCTTCATGCGCATCCAGACAGTGCAGTCGGCCCTGCGCGCCGGGGAGGAAAAGTTTCGGTCCCTTTTCAGGAACACGGACGCGGCGGCCTGTCTGTGCGAGGTGGTCCATGAGGGGGGCCGTGTGGCGGACTACCGTGTCTTGGATGTCAACCCGTCTTTCGAGAAAATCACCGGGCTGGACAGGGGGCGCGCCGTGGGCGCGCTGGCGTCGGTCTTGTACGGGATGGAGGAGGCGCCCTTTCTGGGGGCCTGCGCCGTTGTCGCGGAGACCGGGGAGCCGGCCAAATTTGAGAAACTTTTCGCGCCGTTGGGCAGGCATGTGCATGTCACCCTGTCCTGTCCTGGCCGGGGCCGTTTTTTAATGGTGTTCTCCGATGTGACGGAGCGCAGGCAGTCGGAGGAGGAGCTGAAAAAACTGGGCGGCATGCTGGCAGGCCAGGCCGGACCGTCCGGGCCGGAGGCTGCGGCGGCCGCCGGGGGCCGTTATGTGGATTTGGCCGCGCAGAACCGGGACGGGCTTATCTTGGGGGCGTTGGGTTCGGGGCGGCTTGACAGCATCGCCGAGGAATATCTGGACCTGCTCGGCACGACCTTTTTTGTCTGCGAGGGTTCCGGCGCCTATGCGGTCCGGAAACTGGCGTCGTCCTGGTGCCGTGTCATGGACGAGGCGTCGCGGAAACTGTGCGGCGCCCAGGACAACACCACCGCGCTGGAGTCCGGAAAATGGCTCTGCCATGAGTCCTGCTGGACGGAGGCGTCAAAGCGCGCCATAAAGGAGCGTGTTCCAGTGGACATGGAGTGCAGCGGCGGTGTCAAGATTTACACCGTGCCGGTGCTTGCGGGGGGTGAGGCGGTGGGCGCGGCGGGTTTTGGGTACGGGGACCCGCCGGCGGACCCGTCACAGCTCGAGTCGCTGGCCGCCGCCCACGGACTGGAGGCGTCTGAACTGGCGGCGGCGGCGGAGGAGGCGCGGGGCAATGCTTCGGACCTGGTCGCCATGGCCAAAAGCCGCCTCCAAACCACCGCGCAGTTGATAGGCTCGCTGGTGGAGGTGTGGCGGGTCGAGGAGCAGCGCCGCCAGTTGGAGAGCCATCTCCGCCAGGCCCAGAAGGTCGAGGCCGTCAGCCGGCTTTCGGGCGGCATGGCGCACGACTTCAACAACATGCTCAATGTGGTGCTCGGCTACGCCGACATGGCGCTGATGAAACTCGCCCCCGGAGACCCGGTCCGCGATGACATCCACGAGATTGTGAAGGCCAGCCAGCGGTCCGCGGACCTCGCCCGGCAGCTCATCGCCTTCCTTGGGAGCCAGGACGCGGAGCCGAAGGTGCTGGACATTAACGACGCGACCGCGGGCATGCTGAAAATGCTTGGAAAGATGATCGGCGAGGACATCCGCCTGGTTTGGAAGCCGGGCCGGAATGTCTGGCCGGTCCGGATGGACCCGGCGCAGTTTGACCAGATTCTGGTGAACATGGCCGCCACCGCGCGGGACGCCATCGAGGGGACGGGCAAGGTGGTGGTGGAGACCGTCCCGATGGAGGTGGACGAGGCCTACTGCGCCGCGCATCCGGGGGTGCTTCCCGGACAATATTCGCTGCTGGCGTTCAGCGACAACGGCCGGGGCATGCCCCGGGAGGCGGTCGAGGAGATTTTCAAGCCCTTCGCCGCCGATGATGTCCTCGGAAGGGAGGCGGGGCTTGGCCCCGCCACGGTGTACGGGATTGTGCGCCAGAACGGCGGGTTTATCAGTGTTTACAGCGAGCCGGGGCACGGCACCACCTTCAAAATCCACCTGCCCCGCCATCATGAGGAGTCGGCGCAGAAGGGGGGTGCGTCGCCTGCCGCGGCGCAGCCCAAGGCGGTGACCGGCTCGGAGACGGTGCTGCTGGTCGAGGACGAGGCGTCCCTGCTCCAGCTCAGTGAAAAACTGCTGGCCTCGCTGGGCTACAAGGTGCTCGCCGCCAACAGCCCGGTGCTTGCCCTGCAAATGGCCCAGAACCATCCCGGGAAAATAGACCTGCTGCTTACGGACGTGGTGATGCCCGAGATGAGCGGGCCCATTCTGCGAAAGCAGATGAGCCTTCTGCTGCCGGATGTCAAATGCCTGTACATGTCCGGATACACGGCCAATGTGATTGCGAACCGGGGCATGATTGGGGAGGACGTCCCCTTTCTCCAGAAGCCGTTCTCGCGGTCCGAACTTGCCGCGAAAATCCGCGAGGCCCTTGGCGCGGACGCCTAG
- the rpsB gene encoding 30S ribosomal protein S2: MAIVTMRELLESGIHFGHQTRRWHPKMSRYIYGQRNGIYIINLQHTLRQLYKAYGLVRDTVAQGGHVLMVGTKRQAQEPVQREAERCGMYYVNSRWLGGTLTNFRTVKQSITRLTQLQELETDPEAEKKHTKKELVLLRKDRVKLERNLLGIQKMPGTPSVVFVIDAKREDIAVKEAQRLHIPCIGVVDTNCDPEMVDLPIPGNDDAIRAVNLYCKIIADAAIEGRMRAEKVRADREEDMMARTEGSDEEAAAPAAGDTVDENYDRAYDGEPVAVDEPAEAAPAAE, translated from the coding sequence ATGGCCATCGTCACCATGCGCGAGCTGCTGGAGTCCGGCATACATTTCGGGCACCAAACCCGCCGCTGGCACCCCAAAATGTCCCGTTACATCTACGGGCAGCGCAACGGCATCTACATCATCAACCTTCAGCACACCCTGCGCCAGCTCTACAAGGCGTACGGCCTCGTCCGCGACACCGTCGCCCAGGGCGGCCACGTGCTGATGGTCGGCACCAAGCGCCAGGCGCAGGAGCCGGTGCAGCGCGAGGCGGAGCGCTGCGGCATGTACTATGTCAACAGCCGCTGGCTCGGCGGCACGCTGACCAATTTCCGCACCGTGAAGCAGAGCATCACGCGCCTCACCCAGCTCCAGGAGCTGGAGACGGACCCCGAGGCGGAGAAGAAGCACACCAAGAAGGAGCTGGTGCTCCTGCGCAAGGACCGCGTCAAACTCGAGCGGAACCTCCTCGGCATCCAGAAGATGCCCGGCACCCCCAGCGTCGTCTTCGTCATTGACGCCAAGCGCGAGGACATCGCCGTGAAGGAGGCCCAGCGCCTCCACATCCCCTGCATCGGCGTGGTGGACACCAACTGCGACCCCGAAATGGTGGACCTGCCCATCCCCGGCAACGACGACGCCATCCGCGCCGTGAACCTGTACTGCAAGATTATTGCCGACGCGGCCATCGAGGGCCGGATGCGCGCCGAGAAGGTGCGCGCCGACCGCGAAGAGGACATGATGGCCAGGACCGAGGGCTCGGATGAGGAGGCCGCGGCCCCCGCCGCCGGCGACACCGTGGACGAAAACTATGACCGGGCCTACGACGGGGAGCCCGTCGCGGTGGATGAGCCCGCGGAAGCCGCCCCGGCCGCCGAGTAA
- a CDS encoding DegT/DnrJ/EryC1/StrS family aminotransferase, translated as MMGQQERRALLRMKPETLWEGEPRLGSAYGEEEIEAAVAAMRDSRDVGRGFSGPEIAAFEEAFAAYAGTRHAVALNSCGPGLDLAMRMLDLQPGDEVIVPAINFVASPLAVAGAGGQVVWGEVDPATLQLDPNDVERRITPRTRAIFPVHMNGLAAPMDDFLELARRHPHEKHGPPAVIGDAARACGGEYKGEKLGKHGLLTVFSFHTMKNMVTLGEGGMVTTDDDDAARFIRSSRFFGFDDMERWGSSFVMTNVQAAVGLVQLRKLDGFIAARRRLARDRTEMLAGVPELTLPHEPPDCLHTYYLYTCLVCREWAGETRDRLMRIMDERFGVRLLVANRPAYEAHAYLRRHTAGQSLPLSEELGARLFCIPTHPAMSDEDNRYIAAAIIECVETLRGE; from the coding sequence ATGATGGGGCAACAAGAGCGGCGGGCGCTGCTCCGGATGAAACCGGAGACACTGTGGGAGGGCGAGCCGCGCCTGGGCAGCGCCTACGGCGAGGAGGAAATCGAGGCGGCGGTGGCGGCGATGCGGGACTCGCGGGACGTGGGCCGGGGCTTCTCCGGGCCGGAGATTGCCGCGTTCGAGGAGGCCTTCGCGGCCTATGCGGGCACACGGCACGCGGTGGCGCTGAACAGTTGCGGGCCGGGCCTGGACTTGGCCATGCGCATGCTGGACCTCCAGCCGGGGGACGAGGTGATTGTCCCGGCGATAAATTTTGTGGCGTCGCCCCTGGCGGTGGCGGGCGCGGGCGGACAGGTGGTGTGGGGCGAGGTGGACCCGGCCACCCTGCAACTGGACCCGAACGACGTGGAGCGGCGCATCACGCCGCGCACACGGGCCATTTTCCCGGTACACATGAACGGGCTGGCGGCGCCGATGGATGATTTTCTGGAGCTGGCCCGGCGGCACCCGCATGAAAAACACGGGCCGCCGGCGGTCATCGGCGACGCGGCGCGGGCCTGCGGCGGGGAGTACAAGGGGGAGAAACTGGGCAAACACGGGTTGCTGACGGTCTTTTCGTTCCACACCATGAAGAACATGGTGACCCTGGGCGAGGGCGGAATGGTGACGACCGACGACGACGACGCGGCGCGGTTCATCCGCTCGTCCCGCTTTTTCGGCTTCGACGACATGGAGCGGTGGGGCTCGTCCTTTGTGATGACGAATGTGCAGGCCGCCGTGGGGCTGGTGCAGTTGCGGAAACTGGACGGGTTCATCGCGGCGCGGCGGCGCCTGGCCCGCGACCGGACGGAAATGCTGGCGGGCGTGCCGGAGCTGACCCTGCCCCATGAACCGCCGGACTGTCTGCACACTTATTACTTATACACGTGTCTTGTGTGCCGGGAATGGGCCGGGGAGACGCGGGACCGCCTGATGCGGATAATGGACGAGCGCTTCGGCGTGCGCCTGCTGGTGGCGAACAGGCCCGCCTATGAGGCGCACGCCTACCTGCGGCGGCACACGGCGGGGCAGTCGCTGCCCCTGTCGGAGGAGCTGGGCGCGCGGCTGTTTTGCATTCCGACGCATCCGGCCATGTCCGACGAGGACAACCGGTACATCGCGGCGGCCATAATCGAGTGCGTGGAGACACTGCGCGGGGAATGA
- the tsf gene encoding translation elongation factor Ts, producing the protein MSISAAEVKELRDATGAGMMDCKRALTENNGDFDAAVKWLREKGMAKAAKRASKVASEGAVASYIHMGGKIGVLVEVNCETDFVARGEDFRTLVNDICLQICASSPRWIQREDVPQAEYDAEMEVYVRQAMETGKPEQICRKIAEGKMSKWYSEVCLLEQPFVKDDKKTIKDLVAELTGKCGEKLAVRRFVRFELGEGIEKPVSNLAEEVAAELAKAENKG; encoded by the coding sequence ATGAGCATTTCTGCTGCCGAAGTGAAAGAACTGCGCGACGCCACCGGCGCCGGCATGATGGACTGCAAGCGCGCCCTCACCGAGAACAACGGCGATTTTGACGCGGCGGTCAAGTGGCTCCGCGAGAAGGGCATGGCGAAGGCCGCCAAGCGCGCCAGCAAGGTGGCCTCGGAGGGCGCGGTCGCGTCCTACATCCACATGGGCGGGAAAATCGGCGTGCTGGTCGAGGTGAACTGCGAGACCGACTTTGTGGCGCGGGGCGAGGACTTCCGCACCCTGGTCAACGACATCTGCCTCCAGATTTGCGCCTCGTCCCCCCGCTGGATTCAGCGCGAGGACGTGCCACAGGCCGAGTACGACGCCGAAATGGAGGTCTATGTCCGGCAGGCGATGGAGACGGGCAAGCCCGAGCAGATTTGCCGCAAGATCGCCGAGGGGAAAATGAGCAAGTGGTACAGCGAGGTCTGCCTGCTGGAGCAGCCCTTCGTCAAGGACGACAAGAAGACCATCAAGGACCTCGTGGCCGAGCTCACGGGCAAGTGCGGCGAGAAACTGGCCGTCCGCCGCTTCGTCCGCTTCGAGCTGGGCGAGGGCATCGAGAAGCCCGTGTCCAACCTCGCCGAAGAGGTGGCGGCTGAGCTGGCCAAGGCCGAAAACAAGGGGTAA
- a CDS encoding carboxymuconolactone decarboxylase family protein: MEPFRKRTYRSFGEFAADLRHLWARRKQVRRLTSGKGLDPAFRERIMLAVTRVNACRFCTFAHSRAALQAGMTRGEVDTLLGGGFGDCPESELPAVLYAKDWAEAGGTPDPEAERRLAETYGEEAAADILLALRIIRAGNLTGNTVDCFLHRVSFGRLGK; this comes from the coding sequence ATGGAGCCCTTCAGGAAAAGGACCTACCGGAGCTTTGGCGAGTTTGCCGCCGACCTGCGTCATCTTTGGGCGCGGCGGAAACAGGTGCGCAGGCTGACGAGCGGGAAGGGGCTTGACCCGGCGTTTCGCGAGCGCATCATGCTTGCGGTGACACGGGTGAACGCGTGCCGGTTCTGCACCTTCGCGCACAGCCGCGCGGCGCTTCAGGCGGGCATGACCAGGGGCGAGGTGGACACCCTGCTGGGCGGCGGATTTGGGGACTGTCCGGAAAGCGAGCTGCCCGCCGTGCTCTATGCGAAGGACTGGGCCGAGGCGGGCGGGACGCCGGACCCGGAGGCGGAGCGGCGTCTGGCGGAGACCTACGGGGAGGAGGCCGCGGCGGACATTTTGCTCGCACTCCGCATCATCCGCGCCGGAAACCTCACGGGGAACACGGTGGACTGTTTTCTGCACCGTGTCTCGTTTGGCCGCCTGGGAAAGTGA
- a CDS encoding M23 family metallopeptidase gives MIFRAERTRAAALVLCLAVFALGGGCAHLRAPWAKPMCSKPDRASAKTPANHPAIWPVEHPQSYVSSEYGVRRGRSRRHKGLDIVAPLGTPVRSAASGTVVSAVSSGAYGQIIVVEHGNGLSSAYGHLSKRHAEVGQEVQRGEIIGEVGHSGNATTNHLHYEVRRNGTPVNPRNYLP, from the coding sequence GTGATTTTTAGGGCTGAACGCACTAGGGCTGCCGCGCTGGTCTTGTGTCTGGCGGTGTTTGCATTGGGCGGCGGGTGCGCGCATCTTCGCGCCCCCTGGGCCAAACCGATGTGCTCGAAACCGGACCGCGCCTCCGCGAAAACGCCTGCAAACCACCCCGCCATCTGGCCGGTGGAGCATCCCCAGAGTTATGTCAGCTCTGAATACGGGGTGCGGCGGGGCCGAAGCCGCCGCCACAAGGGGCTGGACATTGTGGCCCCCCTCGGGACGCCGGTGCGCAGTGCGGCCTCGGGAACCGTGGTCTCCGCGGTTAGCAGCGGCGCCTACGGCCAGATCATCGTGGTCGAGCACGGCAACGGCCTCTCCAGCGCCTACGGGCACCTCTCGAAACGCCATGCGGAAGTGGGCCAGGAGGTGCAGCGGGGCGAGATCATCGGCGAGGTGGGGCACAGCGGAAACGCGACCACCAACCACCTCCATTACGAGGTGCGCCGGAACGGCACGCCGGTCAATCCCCGGAACTACCTTCCCTGA
- the dnaK gene encoding molecular chaperone DnaK — translation MAKTIGIDLGTTNSCVAVIENGDPVVITNPEGARTTPSVVAFTKDGERLVGTTARRQAVTNPQNTVFSIKRFMGRRHDEVAGERVPYRVSRAASGDCQVEVQGRAYRPPEISGMILQKLKESAEAYLGEKVDRAVITVPAYFNDSQRQATKDAGRIAGLEVLRIVNEPTAAALAYGLDKKKNEKVAVYDLGGGTFDISILAIEDDSFEVLSTNGDTHLGGDDFDGAVINWLADEFMREQGIDLRKDPMALQRLKEAAEKAKCELSSTLQTDVNLPFITADAAGPKHLNLTLTRAKLEQLCADLLERTKEPCRRALKDAGLKASDIDEVILVGGMTRMPAVGGIVKELFGREPHRGVNPDEVVALGAAIQAGVISGEVKDVLLLDVTPLSLGIETLGGVFTKLVERNTTIPVSKKQVFSTAEDGQTAVTVHVLQGERELAAHNRTLGRFNLEGLPPAPRGLPQIEVAFDLDADGILHVSAKDLATGKAQQIRIEASSGLSESEIQRMVRDAEQHAGEDQERKHAIEVRNRADQTLYSTEKTLAENGDKLEPAAKAEVGRALDGLRDALKRDDTTAMESAMGEVERASHKMAEAMYRNASAAAGCAGGDCGGGACGTAPRGDDNTMDADFTVVNN, via the coding sequence ATGGCAAAAACAATCGGCATAGACCTGGGCACGACCAACTCGTGCGTTGCGGTGATAGAAAACGGCGACCCGGTGGTGATTACCAACCCCGAGGGCGCGCGAACCACCCCGTCCGTGGTGGCGTTCACCAAGGACGGCGAACGGCTTGTGGGAACCACCGCCCGCCGCCAGGCCGTGACCAACCCCCAGAACACCGTCTTTTCCATCAAACGCTTCATGGGGCGCAGGCATGACGAGGTGGCCGGCGAGCGGGTCCCCTACAGGGTGAGCCGGGCCGCGTCCGGTGACTGCCAGGTGGAAGTCCAGGGCCGCGCCTACCGTCCCCCCGAGATTTCCGGGATGATACTCCAGAAGCTGAAGGAGTCGGCGGAGGCCTATCTGGGCGAGAAGGTGGACAGGGCGGTCATCACCGTCCCGGCGTACTTCAACGACTCGCAGCGGCAGGCGACCAAGGACGCGGGCCGCATCGCGGGGCTGGAGGTGCTGCGCATCGTCAACGAGCCCACCGCGGCCGCGCTCGCCTACGGCCTGGACAAGAAGAAGAACGAGAAGGTGGCCGTGTATGACCTGGGCGGCGGCACCTTCGACATCTCCATCCTCGCCATCGAGGACGACAGTTTCGAGGTGCTGAGCACCAACGGCGACACCCACCTTGGCGGCGACGACTTTGACGGGGCGGTCATCAACTGGCTCGCGGACGAGTTCATGCGCGAACAGGGCATTGACCTGCGGAAAGACCCCATGGCGCTCCAGCGCCTGAAGGAGGCGGCCGAGAAGGCCAAGTGCGAGCTCAGTTCCACGCTTCAAACGGACGTGAACCTGCCGTTCATCACGGCGGACGCCGCCGGACCGAAGCACTTGAACCTCACCCTGACGCGCGCGAAACTGGAGCAGCTCTGCGCGGACCTGCTGGAGCGCACCAAGGAGCCGTGCCGCCGGGCGCTCAAGGACGCCGGGCTCAAGGCCTCGGACATTGACGAGGTCATCCTGGTGGGCGGCATGACCCGCATGCCCGCCGTGGGCGGCATCGTGAAGGAGCTCTTCGGCAGGGAGCCGCACCGGGGCGTGAACCCCGACGAGGTGGTGGCGCTGGGCGCGGCCATCCAGGCCGGGGTCATCTCGGGCGAGGTGAAGGACGTGCTCCTGCTGGACGTGACCCCGCTCTCCCTCGGCATTGAGACCCTCGGCGGCGTCTTCACCAAGCTGGTCGAGCGGAACACCACCATCCCCGTTTCGAAGAAACAGGTCTTCTCCACGGCGGAGGACGGCCAGACGGCGGTGACGGTGCATGTCCTGCAGGGCGAGCGCGAACTCGCCGCGCACAACCGCACCCTGGGCCGCTTCAACCTCGAGGGGCTCCCGCCCGCGCCGCGCGGCCTGCCGCAAATCGAGGTGGCCTTCGACCTGGACGCCGACGGCATCCTCCATGTGTCCGCGAAGGACCTGGCCACGGGCAAGGCGCAGCAAATCCGCATCGAGGCGTCGTCCGGGCTCTCGGAAAGCGAAATCCAGCGGATGGTCCGCGACGCCGAGCAGCACGCGGGCGAGGACCAGGAGCGCAAACACGCCATCGAGGTCCGCAACCGCGCCGACCAGACGCTCTACAGCACGGAAAAGACCCTGGCCGAGAACGGGGACAAACTGGAGCCCGCCGCGAAGGCGGAAGTGGGGCGCGCCCTGGACGGCCTCCGCGACGCCCTGAAACGGGACGACACAACGGCCATGGAGTCCGCCATGGGCGAAGTGGAGCGCGCCTCGCACAAAATGGCCGAGGCGATGTACCGCAACGCCTCCGCCGCGGCCGGCTGCGCCGGAGGCGACTGCGGCGGCGGTGCCTGCGGCACGGCGCCCCGCGGAGACGACAACACCATGGACGCCGATTTCACGGTGGTCAACAACTGA
- a CDS encoding DUF262 domain-containing protein, producing the protein MKTTLRTDITVADICDEFVYNDFEGKGLFGLSGKLTIQPEYQRNYIYKDIEGGKKEQDVIHSLLKEYPLGLIYFNKVGEDKFEVLDGQQRITSIGRFVTNKFAIMDNGNPKNFDSLPADQQATIRDSKLLIYECEGTETEIKQWFETINIAGVPLKPQELLNAIYSGPFVTLAKTEFSNSQNANIQKWSAYVRGSANRQEFLERALDWVSQGDIGGYMSAHRNDKSINELKTYFNSVIDWVSTVFVDVLPEMKGLEWGRLYEEHHGKSYDPKKMSDDVKELAADDCVKSRKGIFEFLLGGFVDTKLLDVRVFDKPVKRATYDKQTQAAEGKGESNCPLCAIGHDANQSRIYKFEEMDADHVSAWSKGGESSAKNCQMLCVTHNRAKGNR; encoded by the coding sequence GTGAAGACCACGCTAAGAACCGACATCACGGTCGCCGATATCTGCGACGAGTTTGTGTACAACGATTTTGAGGGCAAAGGGTTGTTCGGGCTGAGCGGAAAGCTCACCATCCAGCCGGAGTACCAGCGCAACTATATCTATAAGGACATCGAAGGCGGCAAGAAAGAGCAGGATGTGATCCATTCGCTGCTCAAGGAGTATCCGCTCGGGCTGATCTACTTCAACAAAGTCGGCGAGGACAAGTTCGAGGTGCTGGACGGCCAGCAGCGGATCACCAGTATCGGACGGTTCGTTACGAACAAGTTCGCGATCATGGATAACGGCAACCCGAAGAATTTCGACAGCCTGCCCGCCGACCAACAAGCCACGATTCGGGACTCGAAATTGCTGATCTACGAGTGCGAGGGCACGGAGACCGAGATTAAGCAGTGGTTTGAGACGATCAACATCGCGGGCGTGCCGCTCAAACCGCAGGAACTCTTGAACGCCATCTATTCCGGCCCGTTCGTAACCCTTGCGAAGACGGAGTTCAGCAACAGCCAGAACGCGAACATCCAGAAGTGGAGCGCCTATGTCAGGGGCAGCGCGAACCGGCAGGAGTTCCTGGAGCGGGCGCTGGACTGGGTGAGCCAGGGCGATATCGGCGGCTACATGAGCGCTCATCGCAACGACAAGAGCATCAATGAGCTGAAGACCTACTTTAACAGCGTGATCGACTGGGTTTCAACCGTGTTTGTCGACGTTCTCCCAGAAATGAAGGGACTGGAGTGGGGCAGGTTGTACGAGGAGCACCACGGCAAGTCCTACGATCCAAAGAAGATGTCGGACGATGTAAAAGAACTCGCCGCCGATGACTGCGTGAAGAGCCGCAAGGGAATTTTCGAGTTTCTATTAGGCGGATTCGTCGATACGAAGTTGTTGGACGTCCGGGTGTTCGACAAGCCGGTAAAGCGGGCCACATACGATAAGCAGACGCAAGCCGCCGAGGGCAAGGGCGAGTCCAACTGTCCGCTCTGCGCGATTGGGCACGATGCGAACCAGAGTAGGATCTATAAGTTCGAGGAAATGGACGCCGACCACGTTTCCGCGTGGAGCAAGGGCGGCGAAAGCTCCGCCAAGAACTGCCAGATGCTCTGCGTTACCCACAATCGGGCCAAAGGTAATCGATGA